TGTGTTATCTCCTGGTGCGCAACCTGCTGTTGGGGCTACTTCTCTATATGGAGTGACTCAGTTGTCGTCGTCAACCTCAGCTTTTGCTAGACCATATACTCCTCTTCCCTCCTCTCCTGGACCTTCAAGAAGCAATCTGCAGGAAAAAGTATTTCCTGAAAGACCCGGTGAACCAGATTGCCAATACTATCTGAGAACTGGGGACTGCAAATTTGGATTAGCTTGTCGATATCATCATCCACAGGACCAGGTTGCTGCACGACCACTTCTTAGTCCCATTGGTCTTCCTTTACGCCCGGTATGAATGGTTACTCATAACTCAATTTGGTTATTTGTTGAATTGACTGTTAAGCTTTCTTTGATTTGGTTTCATTTTATGGTGCTTGAGCTTATAATTTCTGATGTCATCcatataaatatgtaaagaATACATGTATTCTGCTCAAGAGTCAGGACACACCATTAGTATTTTCTATGTAGTAGAAACCAAAATAGTCTAAACTAGCCGATCTTTTAGTAGCTTAGGGCCAATGTCCCTGCTCGGTGTCTAACTTGTTGCCTGGGCTGGTTTTAGTTGCATTAGGGTCTAAGTGGACATCCGTTGTCTTTGAATCAGAGATAATATTCAAATGTTTTTTGGCACAGCGTTAGAGTTGGTCCTTGGTAACATGGTTGTTAAGATTGTGATTTTCCTCATTAGGATTACACAAGCATACACTTTTGACCCCAGCTATTGATGTGTTTACTTGGTAATCCCAAATGCCCAAGTTTACATACTAACTTGGTTTGGTGGGATTGCTGTAGGATTGTCCCCAGTCCCTACACAGCAATAGATGTCCACCACTCAAATGGCGAAACTTTTCTTTTTCAGAATAACTGCAAGTTAAAGAACCCCAAGCTAAACCTCTTCATGGCTGTTTCCTCATATCAATTCTCATaattgggaacttgggagagaACCCACGATGTTTTTTTGCTTTGTTTCATGGGTATTTTTGCTTTCTTTTAATTTTGCGTTGTAGAAAACATTTCATGTCTTAACTAGATTATAacttcaatttttgttgtgaaaCATATATCTTCATCTAGAGTTTAATTAAATGTTGGTGTTGATTTTAAGGTTATGATTATTTGTACTTTTATTATGGATCATGATATGATCAGAtcacacaattaaattttttctctCTCCCCAATTGATCCTAGGAAGGATCTCGATTTTGACAACCTTGCTTGATTCCTTGATGGAACATGATTGGCTTTCTGTATCTATCCTGGCCTCTCACACAAAAGCTTGGTTTTGAGACATAGTATTTGTCTGTTTATTCTGAAAAATGGGGGCAACAAGGATCAAACTTATGGTCACTTGGTCATTGGATTTGAAGCCATGATACCATGTCAAGGACCAACTCTCCTAAGCTCAAGTTATTGGACGAATCCACATGATTGGAATGATATATATGTAAAAGTCTTAATGCAAAACCTGCTATTCAATCTATTTCCttttaaattaacattataTTACTTGTTGCGTTCTAAGTGTTTGTAATTCAAAAGttctatgttttaaaaataaaatttactagTTGTGACTGTTGTATATGGGTATAATATTTGAATGGTTCTCCAGCTCCGGAAACCTAAGGTCTTAGAATAACCTAATTCAGAATTGATGTTAAGCCTTTCCTGTTTCCCACTAAAAATGTCAATGTAGTTAGTGATATACACAATGTTAAAGTTGTTTTATGGTCGTTTCCATTCTTTCTTAAGTTGTGAGCTGCTTGTTTGGTGTCATATCATGGTTAAATGGATATGAGATGGAAACACATGATTAAAAGACGGGCTACAACAGAAGTGACATGAATTCATTACTTTGTAAGTAACTTTTGGCTGCAGTGAACTTCCCCCCCACACAACCCCTTCTTTCTGAGGACTTTTGATGGTACAACAAGCTATGCAGTTGTGTCTGCAACGCTTGTACATATAATGGAATTATCTGCTTTATTATGTGGATTCATGATGGAGTTGCCACATTTAGTAGATTTAGATTAATTACTGTGTAACATACATACATGTTTTTCCTTTCATTAATGATGTGTATTAGTTAACTGGCTGATTAAAGGACTTTTATTATTCATATGAACTTAATCTAATGAACTGTGAAAGCACCCATTGTTCTTGGTCACATTCTAATGTTGTGTTAGCACCTTAATTTTAGGGGGTACAGCCTTGTTCATTTTATTTGCAAAATGGGCACTGCAAGTTTGGCTCATCATGCAAGTTTGATCATCCTGTGGGGTCTATGAGATACAGTCCATCAGCATCTTCTCTTATCGACATTCCAGTTGCTCCATACCCAGTTGGGTCGTTACTGTCTAATCCGGTTCCAACATCTTCAGAGCTTGGGTCCAAAAGGGAATCCTTTTCAACCAGAATGCATTCTTCTGGAAATGGTTCTGGTACTTCCGGTGGTTTAATTTTTTCACAAGGCGGGTCTGTCTCGCTGTCTGATGTGCAACTCTCGAGGCAGAGTTCTGCTTCTACGAACGGCAGCAGAAGCAGCAGACAGAGTGGTGAGATACGTTGATCCGGCTAGTGTGAAAACTTGAAAATGACTCCACATTATCTctaattgaatatgatttcaTTATGCTCGATTGCTTCTGTTCATAGTCCTCTcggtattttaatttaatggcAACTGTTCAAAGTTTCTTTTCGCCATTGAAAATTAGTCATCCAATCCTGTGTAGGCCTACACACCAGGCATTCTCTTTTATGCTCATTTCATCTgatcatattattattactattatcattattatcatcTCATATAAGCTTCACACTATTATGCTTTGTTTCTTATGCCAATTATACAATGATTATGTCCAGACAGACAAGTTTCTGCTCTGTACAAAGGTAAGAGAGAGGGCTTAAATTTCAGCTGTCTCtgcttttgaaaaattgatCTTCTTTTGCCATGCATTTCGTAATAAAAAATTGACGAAGTTAATCTTGGTGAAAGATACTTCATTGGATTCTGAAAGATACTTCATTGTTATACACTGAAAGCTTTGTATCATGGTTTTTCTAGAGTTtgctttataaaaataaaaatgaatgcTTTGTTATTTTTGACCATAACGAAAAGGATTCCAAGTGTCTAATCCTTATGGATTGGCAAAGGTTAAAGCCGAATATGGTGTTTACTTTCATGCATGGTGGTATGATACTAGACACTGAAATTGAAAGGAACGAGGTAGGTGTTGCTGTCAGCACCTATGCAATATTTTCAGATGTCAAGGATGCAACAGAAGCAGCTTTGGTTTTACACTGCCATTATAATTTGATAAAGAGAAAACTTAGGACAAAGCTCAACCATCAGGTTAAACTATATTTTTGACTTTGCTATGTTTGATTTCACGGTGAGAGTAGTAAAATGTAAAATTACATTGAGCTACTATGATTTTGTTAATCCTACTATGAAATCAAACATACACTtcatctaatatttttattagctAAGTAAGCTACTTCCTGCTgcttgtttctttttctttggcTAATTTTGTCTAAGGTAAAACTTGTAATTAGCGTGTTCACATTAAAAAACATTTTGAGACCCATTAGTCATAGCAGTCTTATTGGATGCTTTGAGTCCTAGATGTAAAGGGTGAATGGTGCACAATAGATGCTTCAGAATATGGTGACGTTTTgatctaatttttttcttaaaagtttTTCCTCATGAAACACTATTTGCAAAATTCATTGTATACACGCATGCCCCCACATACACACCAATAAATCAATACTTAGATGCTTTTGCGCTTTAAGCAACtaaccaaatatatatatatatatatatatatatatatatatatatatatatatatatatatgtcaattgagatttttttcatttctttaaaaaaatagagatatatttaaaagtatattgACAAATTGAAGTGATTATGGTAGGGGAGAATTTTAAACCCGTactaaatatttcttttatagcAAAAAAACAATCTATTAGAATGTTATAATCTTGATAGAAAcatgaaagagaaaaatatttaaattaaaaataaattatatattgatagaattagaaaatatttggaTGAATACGAAGTTAATGGAGATTTAACAAACTACCAATCCAAAAATTAATCCTAACTAATTTTTACATTTAACTCAAACTAAGTTTTACATATTGCCCCAAAAATATTCAactaaaagtattttaatattattgaatgactatttttgtttttgttttaaaggAAATAGTAAATAGTGTAATATTTAATTCACAAAACTGTGAGGCCAcatatttgaatataaaatgtttaatctaaaaatattgacatttgtgaatttaattgttttgacacactattgaaaatttaaaatggaTTCTTGTtgattttatcaattatttttatttaaaaaaagtgagTGATAAAGTTAATGTGAAAAAAACAAGTGTGTTTTATGGTATTTTTGTTAGGAAGGTAGTATCAATAATCAACGTtgtttaaatactaaaatatggGATTCAATGTGTTCCATTTTGGAATCCAATGAGAAAGAAAACCTCCCAGAAGTCACATGTGGTCTGCTTgggtaaataattaatactctGAACTAACAAGAAAATAGTGTGGAATTTCTTTGaccaaaaagaaaaaggaaaatttgTCAAATCCATGTTTTGTCAAGGTATGTGCAAGAGAATGGAAACACGTGAAGGAGACAAATGTGAGATGCTCGACCCAAAACAATGATAAAGCTAACAATTAGGccatcaaaaatataaaatgtccCCTTTGAATTTATAGCCATTTGATAGTTAGTTCCTTGCACAATGCTATCTCCGTCGCTTATTATAGATTATTTTTccactatattattttttgaattttttatttattctatggtgaaatttatatattcaaatatttttattttatttttaaggatCGTAATGTAAGGATATAATTATATGTGGATATAATTTTCTTAACAAAtgatgaaatattaaaaaaataaaatattataaacaaaaaaaatatattatcattaaTACGGTTGAGTAAATATATTAcagaaaaaatatgttataatatttaAGTGTATATCCTAGATGTAAAAATGAGAGGCATTTAGATGAACattgttaattaaaatttgatatatttttttgtgtaatatatttttttatttaatgtattttggttaattttattaatataatataatttttattttattgtattattttttatttattagactgTAAAATAAGAGagaattgttaacaaaataaaataaaattattaatataatttaatttttatttatttatttaatatttctttatttgttaaaaaaaatattgagccAACACGTGGTTGCACTCCATGAAACGACCTTTTATAggagaaaaaaaatctcaatatagagtatataaaaagttttataaaaaaaaaagagaatatattgataaaatatctcttattataagtattcattgtttatttttatttttattttaacagaGTAgttaatgtgtttattttatgcgttaatgtttataaaataacttttgtatttgatatgttaaatttgattttttatatttcaaaattaatattaataagaagcatgtttgagaaaaaaataataaatatatctaataaattaaaagggTACTTATATTTatgaacaaattttatttttaaataataaacagAAATCGTAGCAAGTTCCTTTTTTTACAATCATTTTGTTATCTAAATAAGTTAGTAAGTGTGATTATAATATCTAAATCTAAATGTATTGAAACCAGTACTTAGAAGTAGTAGAATGCACGATAAAAAATTCCTAGAAAGAATCTATTTTAGTTACCATATAAATTTGTCGGGTTTAATTAGTGAATACTAACAATATTTAACAGGAAGTTACAATATCGCATTTAATCTTACATCAACATTTACTTTGATATAGTATAGACAAATTCAATTAATAACTATTTTGCAGATTCAAAAATATGAGTATTACAATCattataattttgtcaaatttatagccattttatcattttattgtttatatatatttttttcgatTTTAATGAATTTACATGTGTTttgtaaatatcatttttttatgttaaaaaataaaatatagccTTAACAAAAGCAATCATATCATATTAGTCTAGTAGGTAATAATTGATGTGTTATGTTACCACGTAAGGGAATAATATATGGTttaaatcatgaaaataatgATCAACACTAATTACAAAATTGTGGTGGTGGGTTAAAGCTAGTCTTGGTTCCAATTTTAGCATAAAGTATTGGTTGGGCAAGTGCACGCTTGCCTTGCTGTAGAGTAGAGGAGAATCAAGTGTCACGGAAAACCCATCAATATTGTTTGCCTATACAATAAGTCACTTTTAAAATGCTAATAagtatttttagaatatttattaaaaaaattaaaaatgtaatgaAATTggtatttttaactttttaaaaagttaaaaattattcttttgtatacaaattttttatttttaattatttaacaagtAATATAGGAGTCCTTGTTCAAATGTATATGAATAAACATAGACCCCTTTGGAGTCTTCTAGCAGGTCTCATCCATCCATGCAATTAGTGGTAAAATTTTAGTCCCACAATTTTGAACATGTGGGGTCACGTGTTTTCTGCACACCATGATTGTAGCCACAATCTTTCCACCATTGCACTAATTATACAATGTGAAAAGGAGAAAAACCTCTTTGCCAATTTAGccaatatttttttcatcaattttgGCAATTCGCACTAATACATAATTTAGGAATTATGTTCTGAAAAATATCCATGGATAACCTACACCTGATGAACACCTTTACaaagaatgaaaaaaagaataaaaaaagaaagtaatataataaatatgatattttagtgatatgatgaagaaaaaaaatataaaaaaaaagatattaagaCTCTACacctttaattatttatattttttttatattaaatataaatttatatcgTATATATTTAAAGACTCGTTTGATAGATAAGATATgataaatataagataaaataaaaaatataatatagaactctttaaagttttaaatataaaagaaagttattttaataaaaattaatatatttagttttatattatttttttaagatttttattttattttatttttacaaaataaacaaatCTAAATGCCCCTAAATAGCTTTGACACACGTTGTCCACTTTGAAGTGAGACAGGCAGCATATAATAAAAGTTATGTGCATTTAAGACTCTATTTACTATGCTGCTTGGTGCTTATAGTTCTCTAGAGTTGGAAAGGAATAATTTGCAGACTAACACAGCATTGGACCACCTGCCAACTATGCATATTTCTATAGAAGGAGAAGCTGTAAAGCATGTAATTAACTTTGGTTCAGATGATCAATTCATCCTTTTCAGACTCAAAGTTATTATAGAATGATGAAATGAATGCCACAGTCACTTAATTAATTGTATTCAATTGCTCATTATCTACCCTCCTACTCAAACCATACAATAACACAAATTGATGGCCTCATTATGACCATCATATCAATGCAATGAATCTAAGTTCATCATTGTACCAACGGTTGTCACATGAGTAATCATGATAAACATTAGTGTTCATATCATGAgttgatatttatttaatactaACATATTAGGGTGACACAAAGTGTTACTACCTATCATCAATTACTCTTTATTTAAATGAAGTGATTAGACTTAAATGATTAATGTGATTTAGTGAATGATAAATTATTAAGAAGAATTTAACTTTGAACTTTGATTGAAAAAATACttgatcatattttatttacctctgataaaattttaaagggtcaattttctctaaaataagtgacaaaatattttacattatacaTGTCATGTAATAAGTTGATTTCCACTTTTGTACCATTACACATAATAGGAGTAAATATATATGCTAATACTAATTAGGTGATTAGCTTTTAATAGCCATAATTACAACTCAAAAAAGCACTGCAACCCTTCCGGATTCAAGCAATATTTAAAGACAAAAACAatgtaaaagaaagagaaaaagtcCACTTACTCACTACCTTTCACCGAAAAGTGAAAGCACACCTTGTGTTTTTTCCTTgactttaaattaaattatacacaCTCATAAAGTATGTTTTTAGAATCACCTCAATCCTATACAACTGCATGAACTCATGTGACTTTCGGTTCTCTACAACTTTGCATAGATAGAGAAGCAAGAAGTGGTTCTCAACACAAATAATCTACTAAGAGAATGACACATAGTTTTCTTTTGGCtttgatttaattgttaatattttcattttattgaaAGAGTGACAATACTTAATAAGTGGGGTGCATAGGTATCAAAATTTGCCAGGTTTTGTGGAAATGGGTGTTGTCACTGTAGGAGAATTTAAGCCTAGCATTTCAGGGAAGAGGACCTTTCGTCCTAGCTCAAGCATAAGGCATGCCACTGAATGGTAATATTCTGTTTCTCAAATGTGTCTATGTGTTTGTTGGggagtcatataacataatgtTTATagtataattcttttttatgtataagttatttttataacaaaagataaaataaaatcaccGACAAATTGTTTTATACAGTATTCTGGAGAGAATTTAtgtaaataaattgaaataactTATGGACGtttaataaattgttttcataatcTGTTCCAAATAGTCCCGCGTGTGCTTATGGATAGTGTCAATATCACATGCCTAGAAGTAGATTTTGATCTTAAGATTTGATCAAATAATTGGAATCAAGCTTATTCTTAGTGGTTTCATTTTGAAAGCAGCAGCTTAGAAacttttcttttgtctttttgtGTTGCTCGTGTGTTATTTAGTTCATCTCTTTGTGTGCTTCTCATATGAACATAGTATTACGGTAAGAATTATTTCCATAAGCTACGAAAAATTATGGttgaaaaatcaacattttcAGTTTCAGCCATCATGGTTGAAATTGGGAGATAAAATAAGCTATAACGTGTGCCATTGACTCTGATGTAGTTATGGTTCCGCTGCATGGTGAATGTCTAAATTCCACGTGTCTTCTATGAAAACgccaattaataataattgtttgCAATTATTGACATgcttttataatattaatctcTTTTGGCCTTATAAGGCTATATATATACTGGAGTTATAAGAATTCACCGACTTTAAGAAAACATTTTGGCAGTACATAACCTTGAAATCAACATGACAATTAATACTTGTGTGGCACAAATGGTTTACCTTTCAAATCTTTAAATGTCACTCATCAAATGATTTGTATTAATGGGTTCCAGTGTTTCACTACAGTGTTATAATGTTAACCTATCCTTCAAAATTCAACTATACTTTAACTTATGTAACCATATTGTCTGAGGCATTGCTAAAGTATTTAATCAGTTGGGGCCATTCTTATCTATGTAATTAATCTTGCAAGATTATATTGTCCATTGGTTTGTGGTTTACAAAACACATATATTGATTGAACTCCATTTTGTACATATACATGCTGCAGCAAAAGACTCTTCCAAGGTTtctaatattatttcattttttggtAATATGTATATATAGTTGCTTCAGTTGTTCTGCTTTTATATTGAATTTTCCATGTCTAGCATATGCAATTATTCAGCTAGATTTGTGTATTACAGGCCAATATCTGATGTCTCTAGTGATCTTACCATCGAAATAGGAGCTACAAGTTTTGCACTTCACAaggtaacaaaaaaaaaaaatggttattttcttatatgttacTGCATATTCACTTTTAGaggcaaataaataaatgacatttttcTCTATAGAATATGCCAACATACATACATGAATAATGATTGTTTATGCATGAGTAACACCTTTagtgataaaatcataaaaataatgcaTTAAGTTGTTTGCAACTATTTTTCTACAGTTTCCTCTAGTTTCTAGGAGTGGAAGAATAAGGAAACTATTGTTAGAAGCAAAAGATTCTAAAGTTTCACGCATAAGTCTCCCAAGTGTAGCAGGTGGTGCAGAGGCATTTGAGCTAGCTGCAAAATTTTGTTATGGAATTAATATTGAATTCACTCTCTCCAATGTTGCTATGCTAAGATGTGTTGCTCAATTTCTAGAAATGACAGAAGATTTTGCTGAGAAAAACTTGTTGATAAGAGCTGAATCATATCTAAAAGAGACAGTGCTTCTAAACACTTCAAGCGCAATATCGGTTCTTCACCGTTGCGAAACTCTACTACCTTTTGCAGAAGAGATTAATCTTGTTAGCAGACTAATCAATTCAATTGCAAACAATGTGTGCAAAGAGCAACTTACTTCTGGTTTGCAGAAACTAGACCATAATTTCCCTTCTAAAAccatggaacctgaaacaccCTCAGAATGGTGGGGAAAATCTCTTAGTGTTCTTAATCTTGATTTCTTCAAAAGAGTTTTATCTGCTACCAAATCAAAGGGACTAAAACAAGACATTATCAgcaaaattttgataaattatgcACATAATTCTCTTCAAGGGATGATTGTTAGGGACCCTCAAGTAATGAAAGGAAGTTTACTTGACTTAGAATTGTTGAAGAAACAAAGAGTCATTGTTGAAACCATAACTAGTTTACTACCAACTCAATCAAGGAAAAGTCAAGTTCCAATAGCATTTCTCTCAAGTTTGTTGAAAGCTTCAATAGCAGCATCAGCATCTACTTCTTG
The genomic region above belongs to Cicer arietinum cultivar CDC Frontier isolate Library 1 chromosome 4, Cicar.CDCFrontier_v2.0, whole genome shotgun sequence and contains:
- the LOC101501900 gene encoding BTB/POZ domain-containing protein At1g03010 isoform X1; translation: MGVVTVGEFKPSISGKRTFRPSSSIRHATEWPISDVSSDLTIEIGATSFALHKFPLVSRSGRIRKLLLEAKDSKVSRISLPSVAGGAEAFELAAKFCYGINIEFTLSNVAMLRCVAQFLEMTEDFAEKNLLIRAESYLKETVLLNTSSAISVLHRCETLLPFAEEINLVSRLINSIANNVCKEQLTSGLQKLDHNFPSKTMEPETPSEWWGKSLSVLNLDFFKRVLSATKSKGLKQDIISKILINYAHNSLQGMIVRDPQVMKGSLLDLELLKKQRVIVETITSLLPTQSRKSQVPIAFLSSLLKASIAASASTSCRSDLERRIGLQLDQAILEDILIPTSSYQNNHNSTIYDTDSIVRIFSIFLNLDEVDEEDSRLRDESEMVYEFDSPGSPKQSSILKVSKLLDNYLAEVALDPNLLPSKFISLAELLPDHARIVSDGLYRANDIFLKVHPNIKDSERYRLCKTIDCQKLSQEACSHAAQNERLPVQMAVQVLYFEQIRLRNAMNGGHNHLLFGGGGGLNGQFPQRSGSGAGSGAISPRDNYASVRRENRELKLEVTRMRMRLTDLEKDHVSMKQELVKSHPANKIFKSFTKKLSKLNALFKMNGIKLNGVSSESRFPFPKRRRHSVS